Proteins from a single region of Psychrobacter cryohalolentis K5:
- a CDS encoding aminotransferase class IV produces the protein MQPSNSWVCLTALDKQTTASTASLDNRGLAYADGFFTTMGVINGQILWAEYHHQRLISHAKALQLDLDHCSLLSILQMHAQQLQQGMLKLVITRAAQDIRGYGYTPSECGSTCEIWLKSLAMKVSTTEPLPLADGIFVPMQPMSTAVCLSSQIACLPSSLAGLKSLNRLDNVLASAELQDIKARSLNSNGSQDIGEGLLRDMTGCWVEGTMSNMFYQLSDCRLVESPSSEMINTANDDKDSADKNKAAKGNANYLTQGQWYTSSMAQSGVAGVMRQVIIDELSTTKYPVVVRSLQDKDLPQLQQLFFCNALRGIMPMTSLTLLSGEIVSFKRFNHI, from the coding sequence ATGCAGCCATCAAATAGCTGGGTTTGTTTAACGGCATTAGACAAGCAGACCACAGCCAGTACCGCCTCATTAGACAATCGCGGCTTGGCATACGCCGATGGTTTTTTTACCACCATGGGCGTTATCAATGGGCAGATACTGTGGGCGGAGTATCATCATCAGCGTCTCATCTCTCATGCCAAAGCCTTGCAGCTTGATTTAGACCACTGCTCTTTATTATCTATCTTGCAAATGCATGCGCAGCAGCTACAACAAGGTATGCTAAAGCTTGTCATCACACGCGCCGCGCAAGATATCCGTGGTTATGGCTATACGCCAAGTGAGTGCGGTAGCACATGTGAGATTTGGCTAAAATCCTTGGCGATGAAGGTTAGCACTACTGAGCCATTGCCGTTAGCTGATGGTATTTTTGTTCCGATGCAGCCTATGAGCACTGCTGTTTGTTTATCTTCGCAAATCGCTTGTCTGCCGTCGTCTCTTGCTGGACTCAAAAGTCTAAATCGTCTTGATAATGTGTTGGCGAGTGCAGAGTTGCAGGATATCAAAGCTCGTTCATTAAACTCTAATGGCTCGCAAGATATTGGTGAGGGCTTGTTACGTGATATGACTGGGTGCTGGGTTGAGGGCACGATGAGCAATATGTTTTATCAATTATCTGATTGCCGACTGGTAGAGTCGCCATCTTCAGAGATGATAAATACGGCTAATGATGATAAAGATAGTGCTGATAAAAACAAGGCTGCTAAAGGCAACGCAAATTATTTAACCCAAGGTCAATGGTATACGTCATCAATGGCACAATCGGGCGTCGCTGGGGTGATGCGGCAAGTAATTATTGATGAGTTATCTACGACGAAATATCCAGTTGTTGTGCGGTCATTACAAGATAAGGATTTGCCACAGCTTCAGCAGCTGTTCTTTTGCAATGCGTTACGCGGTATTATGCCAATGACCAGTCTGACGTTACTGTCGGGTGAAATAGTGAGTTTTAAGCGATTTAATCATATTTAA
- the mltG gene encoding endolytic transglycosylase MltG: MSTPTPETPPERPDDTLSNDQKGTADERIDGVPLNSKPVDETGVEEVPPTDVSLISGNNKPRHYKADNPSFFMQRGYQVLLVLGLIAAFFLVMVYQTLFGRIEQPQQMVTIEKGQTYYGLLPQWQQEIPLFSATIAKLYMKTQVDGPLHAGIYQLPENPTIAEALHVLGQGVKAAMVKVQIIEGKTSKDLYQALRDNKGIKKEVLTADSTNASIAEALDLVGILPDAVANSNDPIVNHNLEGWFAPDTYYYGEGTTDKKVLTDLYKRQQQALTKAWENRAPNLPYQTPYEALVMASIIEKETSVAAERPLVSAVFNNRLNKNMRMQTDPTIIYGMGSRYEGNIRRKDIDEKTGYNTYQIDGLPPTPIALPSAASIEATLHPADSAALYFVATGNGGHKFTNSLAEHNQAVKEYLGVMREKKAQTPQQ, translated from the coding sequence ATGAGCACGCCAACCCCTGAAACGCCTCCTGAACGTCCTGATGATACGCTATCGAATGACCAAAAAGGTACTGCTGACGAGCGTATCGACGGGGTACCTTTGAATTCAAAGCCAGTCGATGAGACAGGTGTAGAGGAAGTTCCGCCTACAGATGTCTCGCTCATAAGTGGTAATAATAAACCACGTCATTATAAAGCCGATAACCCTTCATTCTTTATGCAGCGCGGTTATCAAGTGTTGTTGGTACTCGGGTTAATTGCTGCATTTTTCTTAGTCATGGTTTATCAGACCTTATTTGGTCGGATTGAACAGCCGCAGCAAATGGTGACGATTGAAAAGGGTCAGACCTATTACGGGTTGCTACCGCAGTGGCAACAGGAAATTCCGCTATTTTCTGCCACGATTGCCAAGCTTTATATGAAAACGCAAGTCGATGGTCCATTGCACGCAGGTATTTACCAATTACCGGAAAACCCTACTATTGCTGAAGCGCTACACGTGCTTGGGCAAGGGGTAAAAGCGGCGATGGTTAAAGTACAAATTATCGAGGGCAAAACCTCAAAAGATTTGTATCAGGCGCTACGTGATAACAAAGGCATCAAAAAAGAAGTGCTGACCGCTGACAGTACGAATGCTAGCATCGCAGAAGCGTTAGATTTGGTTGGCATATTGCCGGATGCAGTTGCCAATAGTAATGATCCTATTGTCAATCACAATCTTGAGGGCTGGTTTGCCCCTGATACTTATTATTATGGGGAAGGCACTACCGACAAGAAGGTATTGACCGACTTGTACAAACGCCAACAGCAAGCGCTGACCAAGGCATGGGAAAACCGTGCGCCAAATCTCCCTTATCAGACTCCTTATGAGGCACTGGTAATGGCATCTATTATCGAAAAAGAAACCAGTGTGGCAGCAGAGCGTCCTTTGGTCTCAGCCGTCTTTAATAATCGCTTGAACAAAAATATGCGTATGCAGACGGATCCTACCATTATCTATGGTATGGGCAGCCGCTATGAAGGCAATATTCGCCGTAAAGACATCGATGAAAAAACAGGCTATAACACTTATCAAATCGATGGTTTGCCGCCGACACCCATTGCACTGCCGTCAGCGGCTTCTATCGAAGCAACCTTACATCCTGCTGATAGCGCAGCGCTATATTTTGTGGCGACAGGCAATGGCGGGCATAAATTTACCAATAGCCTAGCTGAGCACAATCAAGCAGTTAAAGAGTATCTCGGTGTCATGCGTGAGAAGAAAGCTCAAACGCCGCAGCAGTAA
- the aroE gene encoding shikimate dehydrogenase, with protein MTQHFIVIGNPIAHSKSPEIHTLFGTQAGLDICYQRQYCPDDAASFTAVIEAFFHGGGVGANVTVPFKQIAYECCAARGGLSEHAKVAGAVNTLLLNKALLAKGVPPVEALFGDNTDGQGLVNHMQRLGWPLNGARVAIIGAGGAARGVVLPLIEAGIETLSIANRTVSKAEILVDELSTASEKINQHTIQTYATADLSGDFDIIINATSIGLSGETLPLTDKLNCQYAYDMMYGRELPFLQHFSIRGAQTSDGYGMLIGQAALSFERWTGRAIDVAQATTALENVST; from the coding sequence ATGACCCAGCATTTTATTGTTATTGGTAATCCAATTGCCCACAGCAAGTCTCCTGAAATCCATACGTTATTTGGTACGCAAGCAGGGCTTGATATCTGTTATCAGCGTCAATATTGCCCTGATGACGCAGCAAGCTTTACAGCAGTGATTGAGGCATTCTTTCATGGTGGCGGCGTCGGTGCCAATGTGACTGTACCCTTTAAACAGATCGCTTATGAGTGCTGTGCAGCGCGAGGTGGCTTATCTGAGCATGCCAAAGTCGCTGGCGCGGTCAATACATTATTATTAAATAAAGCTCTGCTAGCAAAAGGTGTACCGCCAGTAGAGGCGTTATTTGGTGACAATACTGATGGTCAAGGATTGGTCAATCATATGCAGCGTTTAGGCTGGCCATTGAATGGTGCACGCGTGGCAATCATTGGGGCAGGCGGTGCAGCGCGCGGCGTGGTATTGCCGCTGATAGAGGCTGGTATTGAAACGCTGAGTATCGCCAATCGTACAGTGAGTAAGGCAGAAATTTTAGTCGATGAACTTAGCACCGCAAGCGAAAAGATAAATCAACATACTATTCAGACCTATGCGACGGCTGATTTAAGTGGCGACTTTGATATCATTATCAATGCCACATCCATCGGACTATCAGGTGAAACCTTGCCACTAACCGATAAGCTAAACTGCCAATATGCTTACGATATGATGTATGGACGTGAGCTGCCATTTTTACAACATTTTTCTATCCGTGGTGCTCAGACATCGGATGGTTACGGCATGCTAATCGGGCAAGCGGCGTTAAGTTTTGAGCGTTGGACAGGACGCGCTATTGATGTTGCGCAAGCGACTACCGCATTAGAAAACGTATCAACATAA
- a CDS encoding DpnI domain-containing protein, with the protein MNLNFNQSLAKKYKSEPQKIRVLSEDWVAKQSYCPNCNTEPLAAFTNGKPVADFYCANCDEQYELKSKKAKLSNIINDGAYATMIERINSKDNPSFFFLTYSQEYRVNNFLIIPKQFFKPDMIIKRKPLSVTAKRAGWVGCNIDLRKVPESGKVFLVKDQQVIPRDNVTEQFQKTLFLRTQSIASRGWTLDILQCIDKLEANFSQSGLCVCRLIKTQIS; encoded by the coding sequence ATGAACCTAAATTTTAATCAAAGTCTTGCCAAAAAATATAAATCTGAACCTCAAAAAATTCGTGTGCTTAGCGAAGATTGGGTAGCTAAGCAAAGTTATTGTCCTAATTGTAATACCGAACCATTGGCTGCATTTACGAACGGCAAACCTGTCGCTGACTTTTATTGTGCAAACTGTGATGAGCAATACGAATTAAAAAGTAAGAAGGCTAAATTAAGTAACATTATTAATGATGGCGCTTATGCCACCATGATTGAACGTATCAATAGCAAGGATAATCCCAGCTTTTTCTTTTTGACCTACTCTCAAGAATATAGGGTTAATAACTTCTTAATCATTCCCAAACAATTCTTCAAGCCCGACATGATTATAAAACGCAAACCGTTATCCGTTACTGCCAAACGTGCGGGCTGGGTTGGCTGTAATATTGACTTGCGCAAAGTGCCCGAATCAGGAAAAGTATTTTTAGTCAAAGACCAGCAGGTCATACCACGAGATAATGTCACTGAGCAATTTCAAAAAACCTTATTTTTACGTACACAATCTATCGCCTCACGCGGCTGGACACTAGATATACTGCAATGTATTGATAAGCTAGAGGCTAATTTCTCTCAATCAGGTTTATGCGTTTGCCGACTTATTAAAACTCAAATATCCTGA
- the tmk gene encoding dTMP kinase, giving the protein MSASIQASFSQTTTTPTQGRFISFEGTEGVGKTTAIEQLCARLQAHGIDYLRTREPGGSPFAERLREILLDPNTAINDDTELLLMFAARCDHMQQVILPALQRGTWVICDRFTDSTVAYQGFGRADGDAIVRAKIDMLIEQFVMQLPELTLWLDLPVLEGMARANKRSAADRFEQQATEFFTRVHQGFSVLASEQPERIQRIDASGSANEVSARIWQTIEEKLDI; this is encoded by the coding sequence ATGTCAGCATCCATACAAGCGTCGTTTTCTCAAACCACCACTACGCCCACTCAAGGGCGTTTTATTAGTTTTGAGGGCACTGAAGGCGTTGGTAAAACCACGGCGATTGAGCAACTATGTGCGCGTCTGCAAGCGCATGGCATTGATTATCTGCGCACCCGCGAGCCGGGTGGTAGTCCGTTTGCTGAACGCTTGCGCGAGATATTGTTAGACCCGAATACCGCTATCAATGATGATACAGAGTTGCTACTCATGTTTGCTGCGCGCTGTGATCATATGCAGCAAGTCATTTTGCCAGCGCTGCAACGTGGTACATGGGTAATATGTGACCGCTTTACCGACTCGACGGTTGCTTATCAAGGCTTTGGACGTGCAGATGGCGATGCGATTGTCCGTGCCAAAATTGACATGCTTATCGAGCAGTTTGTGATGCAGTTACCCGAGCTTACACTGTGGCTAGATCTACCAGTATTAGAAGGCATGGCACGTGCTAATAAACGCAGTGCCGCTGACCGCTTTGAACAGCAAGCGACGGAATTTTTTACCAGAGTACATCAAGGTTTTAGCGTCCTTGCTAGCGAGCAGCCTGAACGTATCCAGCGTATTGATGCCTCAGGCAGCGCTAATGAGGTCAGCGCACGAATATGGCAGACGATCGAAGAGAAGTTGGATATTTAA
- a CDS encoding cation:proton antiporter, whose protein sequence is MDTALLLSGVVGIGIAAQWLAWYLKQPSILFLLLIGIIVGPVLGVFDPDLVLGELMFPFISLGVAIILFEGSLTLEFEEIKQHGSVVQMLVSVGVLITIAIVSLSTYLLFDIDPIIALLFGALVCVTGPTVIMPLLRSVRPNKTISNILKWEGIIIDPIGAIAVVLVYEYIISGGEASSILLFAKIVVLAVAMGLAGAWALAFLMRRHMIPEFLRNVFTLAFVLVLFSISNHLEHESGLLTVTVLGVALANWPKFPRDTILEFNESLTILLVSVLFIILAARVELESLLSVGFAGLVLLAIVMFVARPLSVWVSSIGSNLKTKEKLMISWIGPRGIVAAAISSLFAIRLQEYDIQGVELLVPLVFLVIIGTVMIQGLGAKMVGNFLGVREPETNGILVVGSNPVALLVATSLKDQGFDVIVAHNNYTNIASARMSGLRTYFGNPVSDHADHHLDLIGIGRLFAMSMDKELNTLSEIHYRHEFGERKLYRLKFSDEKVKSERDDKQGNFHSQWLFGKDVTYTKLASMLSKKARIKITNITDSYSFEQYKADNKQFVPLYTVDKEGKLHVITDKFDGTVPRDRKLVSLVVDDDVQPKPVDVTPQQEQARAAADASFESDSKAPEKRQEIELADDDSDVEEASLIDNDKDAEQNLPNDVSADASLASNPSSTMPTALNDEAANEKIATSESASTSQVNPEVLPANPNTPVIPKTASSNKNSGNGNGSAPKNKNGSLDPNRLPDSGQDKAAKSNTAEVILNKDIGKND, encoded by the coding sequence ATGGATACCGCCCTATTGTTATCCGGCGTGGTTGGGATCGGCATTGCCGCCCAATGGTTGGCTTGGTATTTAAAGCAACCGTCCATTTTGTTTTTATTACTGATTGGTATTATAGTTGGTCCAGTATTAGGGGTTTTCGATCCTGACTTAGTACTCGGCGAACTGATGTTTCCCTTTATCTCACTAGGCGTAGCGATTATCTTATTTGAAGGATCGCTGACCTTGGAGTTTGAGGAGATTAAACAACACGGCTCTGTAGTACAGATGCTGGTTTCCGTCGGTGTGCTAATCACTATCGCTATCGTGTCGCTGTCGACGTATTTGCTCTTCGATATCGACCCTATTATTGCCTTGTTGTTTGGGGCACTGGTCTGCGTGACTGGTCCAACGGTCATTATGCCGTTACTGCGCAGTGTACGACCCAATAAAACCATCTCCAATATCTTAAAATGGGAAGGTATCATTATCGACCCTATCGGCGCGATTGCGGTGGTATTGGTCTATGAATATATTATCTCAGGTGGTGAAGCCAGTAGTATTTTGCTGTTTGCTAAGATTGTGGTATTGGCAGTAGCAATGGGGCTAGCTGGCGCGTGGGCATTAGCATTTTTGATGCGTCGCCATATGATTCCTGAATTTTTACGCAATGTTTTTACCCTTGCTTTTGTACTGGTGTTGTTTTCAATCTCCAACCATCTGGAACATGAATCCGGTTTATTGACGGTGACTGTACTTGGGGTTGCGCTGGCTAATTGGCCAAAATTCCCACGTGATACGATTTTAGAGTTCAATGAATCGCTCACCATCTTATTGGTGTCGGTCTTATTTATTATTCTTGCAGCGCGTGTTGAGCTGGAAAGCTTATTGAGTGTCGGCTTTGCAGGTCTCGTGCTACTAGCGATTGTAATGTTTGTCGCCCGCCCCCTATCGGTTTGGGTGTCGTCTATCGGCTCTAACCTAAAGACCAAAGAAAAACTGATGATCAGCTGGATTGGTCCGCGCGGTATCGTTGCTGCTGCCATCTCATCACTCTTTGCCATTCGTTTACAAGAGTATGATATTCAAGGGGTTGAGCTACTAGTGCCTTTGGTGTTTTTGGTCATTATTGGTACGGTGATGATTCAGGGCTTGGGCGCAAAAATGGTAGGGAACTTTTTGGGTGTCCGTGAGCCTGAAACCAACGGTATCTTGGTCGTTGGCTCAAACCCTGTCGCTTTGTTGGTTGCTACTTCGTTAAAGGATCAGGGCTTTGATGTCATCGTTGCTCATAATAACTATACCAACATCGCTAGCGCGCGCATGAGTGGCTTGCGTACTTACTTTGGCAATCCTGTCTCTGACCACGCTGACCATCATTTGGATCTCATCGGTATCGGACGTTTATTTGCCATGAGTATGGATAAAGAGCTGAATACTTTATCCGAGATTCACTATCGTCATGAGTTCGGTGAGCGCAAACTGTACCGCTTAAAGTTTAGCGATGAAAAAGTCAAAAGTGAGCGCGATGACAAGCAAGGAAACTTCCATTCGCAGTGGCTATTTGGCAAAGATGTGACCTATACCAAGCTTGCCAGTATGCTGTCCAAGAAAGCCCGTATTAAAATCACCAATATCACCGACAGCTATAGCTTTGAGCAATATAAAGCCGATAATAAGCAATTTGTGCCGCTTTATACGGTCGATAAAGAAGGCAAGCTACATGTAATTACTGACAAATTCGATGGTACGGTGCCGCGTGATCGCAAGCTTGTTTCATTGGTCGTCGATGATGACGTACAGCCAAAACCGGTCGATGTGACGCCGCAACAAGAGCAAGCGCGCGCTGCAGCTGACGCAAGCTTTGAGTCCGACTCTAAAGCGCCTGAAAAACGCCAAGAAATAGAGCTGGCGGACGATGATAGTGATGTAGAGGAAGCATCTTTGATAGATAACGACAAAGACGCTGAACAAAATCTACCTAATGATGTGTCAGCTGATGCTAGCTTAGCGTCTAATCCATCTTCAACCATGCCAACAGCATTAAATGATGAAGCAGCTAACGAAAAAATAGCAACATCTGAATCTGCCAGTACTAGTCAGGTCAATCCCGAAGTATTGCCTGCGAATCCTAATACGCCAGTAATACCTAAAACAGCCAGCAGTAATAAAAACAGTGGTAACGGTAATGGCAGTGCGCCTAAAAATAAAAACGGCTCTCTAGACCCTAACCGTTTACCGGACTCAGGCCAAGATAAAGCGGCCAAGAGTAATACTGCTGAAGTTATATTAAATAAAGATATAGGTAAAAATGATTGA
- a CDS encoding FUSC family protein, with protein sequence MSAPKSKAKRVYWLTLLLTRLKFLIDGELAHLLTVNQSKRPWHMPIIAAITISFPVFVGAYFEALPSGIKASLGAMVILNLPLIGKLPYRLVTLMAWGFAMSLCFAFGLAAQQVPILRLPVFMLIAFGVVMFGRYYRQPPPAGLFVMMAGALALFIPLPLEKIMSATGLVMLGSGFALIMGLLYSLFLLATRPATPTPTYSYEPDTISESIIVAGFVSLALLIPLMLNMSNPYWAAVSCFLIIQGIHLRTMWIKQLHRLLGTLVGAGLASWMLSWGLSIWGIAISILVMMLCIESLVDRHYGLAVVFITPLTIFIAEYGSGLPLTSAVYQEVTHTRLLDTLLGCMVGLGGGVVMHSTNLRVPLRRIEKWLLTRFG encoded by the coding sequence ATGAGCGCACCAAAGTCCAAGGCAAAGCGGGTGTATTGGCTGACACTATTATTGACTCGCCTGAAGTTTTTGATAGATGGTGAGCTTGCTCATTTGCTCACCGTCAATCAAAGCAAGAGACCATGGCATATGCCCATTATCGCTGCCATTACCATCAGTTTCCCCGTATTTGTGGGCGCTTACTTTGAGGCTTTGCCATCAGGTATCAAGGCGTCTTTGGGGGCAATGGTCATCTTGAATTTGCCTTTAATAGGCAAGCTGCCTTATCGTTTAGTGACTTTGATGGCATGGGGCTTTGCCATGTCGTTATGCTTTGCATTCGGCTTGGCAGCACAGCAAGTGCCTATTCTTAGGCTGCCAGTGTTTATGCTGATAGCCTTTGGTGTGGTTATGTTTGGACGTTATTATCGCCAGCCGCCGCCAGCTGGCTTGTTTGTGATGATGGCTGGGGCGCTAGCATTATTTATACCACTGCCATTAGAGAAAATCATGTCAGCCACTGGGCTTGTGATGCTGGGCAGTGGCTTTGCCTTAATCATGGGGCTGCTGTATTCACTATTTTTATTAGCGACGCGTCCTGCTACGCCGACACCAACTTATAGCTATGAGCCTGATACCATTAGTGAAAGCATTATTGTCGCGGGTTTTGTCAGTTTAGCGCTCTTGATTCCCTTAATGCTAAATATGTCTAATCCGTACTGGGCAGCGGTTAGCTGTTTTCTGATCATTCAGGGTATCCACTTACGGACGATGTGGATTAAGCAACTACATCGTTTACTAGGGACATTGGTGGGCGCGGGTCTGGCGAGTTGGATGCTATCTTGGGGTCTGTCGATATGGGGTATCGCTATTTCAATATTGGTTATGATGCTTTGTATTGAATCCTTGGTAGATCGTCATTATGGACTAGCCGTTGTATTTATCACACCACTGACGATATTCATTGCAGAATATGGCAGTGGGTTACCGCTTACGTCAGCGGTCTATCAAGAGGTCACGCACACACGCTTGTTGGATACACTACTTGGTTGTATGGTGGGTCTTGGTGGCGGGGTTGTCATGCATTCAACGAATTTGCGTGTACCGCTGCGCCGTATAGAAAAATGGCTGCTGACACGATTTGGCTAG
- the dapA gene encoding 4-hydroxy-tetrahydrodipicolinate synthase codes for MSTAYDDIKTRLQGSMVALITPMLRDGTVDYKRLADLIDWQIEQGTHCLVAVGTTGESATLSMQEHSDVIRYFVQHVKGRVPVIAGTGANNTVEAIKLTQDAADAGADCALLVAPYYNKPPQEGLYQHYKAIAEAVNIPQMLYNVPGRTVVDIAQETVERLADIDNIVAIKDATGSVARGEQLIKAVGDRLVVLSGDDGSALELMKFGGKGNISVTANVAPKAMSETFTAALRGDFDTASQVHDIVKHLHRDLFIESSPIPAKYALHKMGMIDQGIRLPLVWLAEQHHATIDSALVRANLL; via the coding sequence ATGAGCACAGCATACGACGATATTAAAACCCGACTACAAGGCTCAATGGTAGCTTTGATAACGCCCATGCTTCGTGACGGCACGGTCGATTATAAACGTCTGGCAGACCTCATAGATTGGCAGATTGAACAAGGCACACATTGCCTTGTCGCTGTTGGTACGACTGGCGAATCTGCAACCTTGTCAATGCAAGAGCATAGCGATGTCATTCGCTATTTTGTACAGCATGTTAAAGGTCGTGTGCCGGTGATTGCAGGTACTGGTGCGAACAATACGGTGGAAGCCATTAAGCTGACCCAAGATGCCGCAGATGCCGGTGCAGATTGTGCATTATTGGTCGCCCCTTATTATAATAAGCCGCCACAAGAAGGCTTATATCAACATTACAAAGCCATTGCTGAAGCTGTTAATATCCCGCAAATGCTGTATAACGTCCCTGGACGCACCGTCGTTGATATCGCGCAAGAAACAGTCGAGCGTTTAGCGGATATCGATAATATCGTTGCTATCAAAGACGCGACAGGTTCTGTTGCTCGTGGTGAGCAATTAATAAAAGCAGTGGGCGATCGTCTTGTTGTCTTGTCTGGTGATGATGGTAGTGCCCTTGAGCTGATGAAATTTGGTGGTAAAGGGAATATCTCTGTGACTGCCAACGTCGCACCAAAGGCCATGAGTGAAACCTTTACAGCAGCCTTGCGCGGTGATTTCGATACCGCAAGTCAAGTACATGATATCGTTAAACATTTACATCGTGACTTGTTTATCGAATCAAGCCCTATTCCAGCCAAGTACGCTTTGCACAAAATGGGTATGATAGATCAAGGTATTCGCCTGCCGCTGGTATGGCTAGCCGAGCAACATCACGCGACGATTGATAGTGCTTTGGTTCGTGCAAACTTATTATAA
- a CDS encoding Do family serine endopeptidase: MPIDISKSKITIATMQRLLQRSTLAIAVATTMVVGINLNTMPSAQAAVTTADFSGLVQQVTPAVARVNVTKTVSEAELAKAQTAELLRKFFGDRLRIPDQAATPAIEHAYGTGFFVTDDGYMLTNHHVVAGADKITVTLNDRTELDATLVGSDERSDVAVLKVTGKKFPALPIGDSNSLKVGEPVLAIGSPFGFDYSASAGIVSAKSRNFSRETSVPFIQTDVALNPGNSGGPLFNQRGEVIGINSRIFSGTGGYMGLSFSIPIDAAMDVYEQLKTNGKVERAYLGIYPQDIDRNLAEAYNLARPQGALLTRVSPDSPAQKAGLKSGDIILRYNDVQIMEASDLLNLINRARPNDGFRMQIQRNGKQSLVTGKLSDASNDMQSQSRGQQNNEISLGLALRNLTPEEQAELASDNKTGVLVTAIEPTGLAARSGILAGDIITNLHQKPIKTVNDVSSAVSVLPKKGVVTIEVMRQGIPGIIGLRIE, translated from the coding sequence ATGCCAATCGACATATCTAAATCGAAAATCACCATAGCTACCATGCAGCGCTTGCTTCAACGCAGCACCTTGGCAATCGCTGTCGCTACTACCATGGTTGTTGGTATTAATCTCAACACTATGCCAAGTGCGCAAGCTGCTGTCACCACAGCGGATTTTTCAGGATTGGTACAGCAAGTCACGCCAGCGGTGGCACGCGTCAATGTGACCAAAACTGTGAGTGAGGCTGAGCTTGCAAAAGCCCAAACGGCTGAGCTGTTACGGAAATTCTTTGGTGATCGCCTACGTATCCCTGATCAAGCTGCGACGCCAGCGATTGAGCATGCATATGGCACGGGATTTTTTGTGACCGATGATGGTTATATGCTAACCAATCACCATGTAGTGGCGGGCGCAGACAAAATTACAGTGACTCTCAATGACAGAACTGAACTGGATGCGACCTTAGTTGGCAGCGATGAGCGCTCGGATGTGGCAGTATTAAAGGTCACAGGCAAAAAATTCCCAGCGCTACCGATTGGCGATTCTAATAGCCTAAAAGTCGGTGAACCAGTACTGGCCATTGGCTCGCCATTTGGTTTCGATTATTCAGCATCAGCAGGTATTGTCAGCGCCAAATCACGTAACTTTTCGCGTGAAACCAGTGTGCCATTTATTCAAACCGATGTGGCATTGAATCCTGGTAACTCAGGCGGACCTTTATTTAACCAGCGCGGTGAAGTGATTGGCATTAACTCACGTATTTTTAGTGGCACCGGTGGTTATATGGGATTGTCGTTCTCCATCCCGATTGATGCGGCAATGGATGTTTATGAGCAGCTCAAAACCAATGGGAAGGTTGAGCGTGCTTATTTAGGTATTTATCCGCAAGATATCGATCGCAATCTCGCCGAAGCCTATAACCTAGCGCGTCCGCAAGGGGCGTTACTGACACGCGTGTCGCCTGATTCACCTGCCCAAAAAGCAGGACTAAAATCAGGGGATATTATTTTACGCTACAATGATGTCCAAATTATGGAAGCCTCTGATTTATTGAACCTGATCAATCGCGCGCGTCCCAATGATGGCTTTCGTATGCAAATCCAGCGTAATGGTAAGCAATCGCTTGTCACTGGCAAGCTGAGTGATGCCTCAAATGACATGCAATCACAAAGCCGTGGTCAGCAAAATAACGAGATAAGTCTGGGCTTAGCCTTACGTAATTTGACCCCAGAGGAACAAGCAGAGCTGGCGTCTGATAATAAAACTGGTGTCTTGGTCACAGCGATTGAACCAACTGGATTGGCAGCACGCTCAGGTATATTAGCAGGCGATATCATTACCAACCTACATCAAAAACCGATTAAAACCGTTAATGATGTTTCGAGTGCGGTGTCGGTATTGCCTAAAAAGGGAGTGGTGACGATCGAAGTTATGCGTCAAGGTATCCCTGGTATTATTGGATTACGGATAGAGTAG